The nucleotide sequence CTACCACATATTCGTTGCGAAGGCTAGAGGCTAGTTCAAAAAATTTGCTTTCCGGCCCTACTACAATTTGCACCAGTCCGCTGCGGTCGCGCACGTCCAAAAATAGTACGCCGCCGTGATTGCGGTAACTGTTAATCCAGCCGCAAACCGTTTGTTTGGAATCAATGTGCGAGGCGTTTAACGCACCGCAATAAGATGTTCGTTTCATACTAATTTTTTTACCTCGGTAATAACGTTTTCAAGCGGAATTTGTTTTTGCTCTCCGCTTGTTAAATCTTTGAGTGTAATTTGTTTAGCGGCCAGTTCATCTTCCCCTAAAATCAGGGCAATCGCCGCACCACAGCGATTGGCTTGTTTCATTTGCCCCTTGGCATTTTTGTCAAACAAACCACCTTCCGTGCGCACGCCGGCCGCACGCAAGTCTTGCATCAAATTGAAAGCAGTTTCATTACAGCAAGGCCCCAAAGAGACCATATACACACTTTTTTCAGTTTTAACGGGCACTTCCGCGCGGGAAGCAATCACGCGCTCTACGCCCATGGCCCAACCCACTGCCGGCGTCATAGGACCGCCCATACTTTTAATGAGTCCGTCGTAGCGACCACCCGCGGCAATCGCATTTTGTGACGTATCGCCCGCTTGAAATTCAAATACGGTGCGGCTGTAATAATCCAGTCCGCGCACGAGCATCGGGTCCACGATAAAATCAATTTTTCCCTTCAGCAAGCGTTGTACTTCGTCAAAGTGTGCCTGACATTCCGGGCAAAGTTGCATCGTCGGTACTTTACCGGCAAAACGCGGTCCGTCAATTTTGCAATCGAGTACACGCAACGGATTTTTCTCAAGGCGTGTCTGACAATTTTCGCACAAAGTGTCTTTTTCTTTAGATAAGAAATCAATCAATGCTTGACGATAGAGCGGACGACACTTATCGCACCCCAAACTGTTAATTTTAACGGAATAATTTTTGGCTCCGAAAGCCGACACAATGTCTTTGAGCATCAAAATCATTTCGGCATCTGCCGCTGGAGCGGAATTGCCGATAGATTCGGCACCGATTTGTTCAAACTCGCGGTAGCGGCCTGCTTGCGGACGTTCCGCGCGGAACATATTTCCTATATAGAAAAATTTCTGTACGGGAGCGGCTTGTGTAAAATTATTTTCTAAATACGCACGCACCACACCCGGAGTACCTTCCGGACGAATGGCCAACTGTCGGTGGCCGGCATCTTCAAAAGCGTACATTTCTTTTTGTACAATATCGGTCGTTTCGCCGGTAGATTTAATAAAAAGTTCCTTTTGCTCTACCGTTGGCAAACGTAATTCCGAAAACCCGTAGCGGTGCAACACCCCGCGGGCACAATTTTCTAGTTCGGTAAATAATGTAGATTGGGGCTCAAAAATGTCCCTAAAACCTCTGACTAATTTGCTCATATAACTTTATTTTAGCATTTTGAGCGCGTTGGTAAGTAAGTAAAATAGAGAAATTTACTTTTCAATTCTGTATATGCTATAATGAATATATTCGATTTACGGGCGTGTAGCTCAGTTTGGGAGAGCGCCTCGTTCGCAACGAGGAGGTCGTCGGTTCGATCCCGATCACGTCCAAACTTTATGACCCCGCCCAAGCGGGGTTTTTTCTAAAAAGGAAATTTTATGTCTAGCAAAATTCGTGTTACTGATGTGGGCCAATACGTCGGCCAAGAAATTACGTTAAAAGGGTGGCTGTATAACAAACGTTCCAGTGGAAAATTGCATTTCTTGCAATTGCGCGATGGTAGCGGTATTATCCAGTGCGTTATGTTCAAAGGAGAAGTATCGCCGGAATTATTCGATTTAGCAGATAAACTCACCCAAGAATCTTCTATTATTGTCACGGGTACCATTCGCGAAGATAAACGCTCTCCGCTCGGTTTTGAAATGGGCGTGAAAGATTTGCAAGTGTTGCAACTGGCCAAAGATTATCCCATTTCCCCTAAAGAACACGGACCGGAATTTTTGATGCACAACCGCCATTTATGGTTGCGCTCTGCCAAACAAAATGCCATTTTGAAAATCCGCGATGAAATTATTTTTGCCATTCGCGAATATTTACACAAAAACGGATTTGTGCTGGCAGACTCCCCCATCTTGACGCCGGCCGCCTGTGAAGGCACGAGCACCTTGTTCGAAACCGATTATTTCGGCGAAAAGGCTTTCCTCAGCCAAAGCGGTCAACTTTACGGAGAAGCCTCTGCGATGGCCTTAGGCCGCACGTATTGTTTCGGGCCGACATTCCGCGCGGAAAAATCTAAAACTCGCCGCCATTTGACGGAATTTTGGATGGTAGAGCCGGAAGTAGCCTACAATGATTTAGACGACAATATGGATTTAGCCGAAGATTTCATTAAATATATCGTAGGACAAGTACTTAAAAACCGCGCCGCGGAACTCAAAGTATTGGAACGCGATACTACCAAATTACAAGCCACTGTGGAGAAAAAATTTCCGCGCATTGATTATACAGATGCTATTGAAATTTTGCATAAAAAAGGCAATAACACCCCGTGGGGCGGCGATATTGGCGGCGATGAAGAAACCCTGCTTGGGGAAGATTATGACACCCCCATTATGATTCACCGCTATCCTACCGCCATTAAGGCCTTCTATATGAAACAAGACCCGAAAAACCCGAAAGTGGTGCTGGCGGTAGATGTGATCGGACCGGAAGGTGCAGGCGAAATTATCGGCGGTAGCCAGCGTGAAGACGATTACGATACCATGGTGCGCCGCATGAAAGAAAGCGGCCTTGATCCTGCCGGTTATGACTGGTATTTAGATTTGCGCAAATACGGCTCTGTTCCCCATTCCGGTTTCGGTATGGGTATTGAACGTATGGTGCGCTGGGTGTGCGGTTTGCAACACGTGCGCGAAACGATTCCGTTTGCCCGCATGATGGATAAAATCAGACCGTAAGATTTTGAAATCAGACACACACAAAACAGCCCCGCTTTTGGCGGGGCTGTTTTAGCTATTTTTTCTCTGTTCCGGCAGTCCTAAAATTGATAAAATATCTATATGATTATAGATGATGAAAAACTACAACGAACCTTGGAAAAAGCCGCCTCTTATACAGACGACAAGGTGACGGATATTTTACATAAAGCCAAAGAATTAAAAGGCATTTCCTTAGAAGAAGCCGCCGTACTGCTCAACGTAACCGACGGGAAACTGTTACAACAGATTTTTGATACCGCTAAATACGTCAAAGAAGCCATTTACGGCAACCGTATCGTCTTATTTGCACCGCTGTATATTTCTAATATTTGCACCAATGAATGTGTGTATTGCGCCTTCCGCCGCAGTAACAAAACGCTCAAACGCCATGCCAGCACGATGGACGAAATTCATCAGGAAGTAACCGAACTATTAAAACAAGGGCACAAACGTATTTTAATGGTCGCGGGCGAGGCCTATCCGGGTGGCGGTTTGCAATACGTGTATGACAGCATTAAAGCTATTTACGACACGACTTGGAACGGACAAAATATCCGCCGCGTCAATGTAAACATTGCCCCGCTGACGTTAGAGGAATTTGCCGAGTTAAAAAAATGCGGCATTGGCACGTTCCAAGTCTTCCAAGAAACCTATCATCAAGACACCTATAAAAAATTGCATTTGGCCGGCAAAAAAGCCGACTATCAATTCCGCCTGGACGTTATGGACCGTGCGTTGCAAGCCGGTATGAATGACGTGGGCATTGGGCCGTTACTGGGACTATATGACTATAAATATGAAATTTTAGCCACCTTGGAACACTCCTTTCATTTAGACCGCACCTACGGCGTGGGCCCACACACGATTTCCGTGCCGCGTATTGAGCCGGCAGAAGGATCTGACTTTAGTCTACATCCGCCGCATATGCCGTCTGATACTGATTTTAAAAAGATCGTGGCGGTCTTGCGTTTAGCGGTTCCGTACACAGGTATTATTATGAGTACGCGCGAAAAACCGGAAATGCGCAATGCCTGTTTGGAACTGGGCGTATCGCAAATTTCTGCCGCGTCCCGCGTCAACCCGGGCGGCTACTCGTATGACAAAGAAAACGGAAGCCAATTTACTTTAACCGACAACCGCAGTTTGGCAGAAGTCATTGATGCGGTGGTGGATGCCAAACACATGCCGTCTTTCTGTACCGGATGCTACCGTCTGGGCCGCGTCGGAAAAGATTTTATGGATATGGCTAAACCCGGACTGATTAAAAAACATTGTCTGCCCAATGCCATGTTCACGTTTGCGGAATATTTGGAAGATTTTGCCCCGGCTCCGCTTAAACAAAAGGGCTACGCGCTGATTCACAGCACCGCCCAAGAGGCCTTTGCCGAGGGAACGGCTATTCGCAAACTAATTGACGATAATTTAACTAAAATCAAAAACGGAAAAAGAGATCTGTATTTTTAGAGATATTTTTGCAAAAGATTCTCAATTCAAATTTGGAATTAAGGCAATTCATAATATATTGTCCCGTGAGAACGGGAAATGGGAATTTTGGACGTTCCAAATATTTCCCAACAGCATGAATTATTTGTACTGCCTACACCACAAACATATTTCTGATTAATCTCTGTTTCCGGGTAATCATGCGGATAACTTATAGCACAGTCCTTATATGGCCCTTTCGTAAATACCGCAGACGATGCAGCAAAACTACTAGAAACATTTACCAATAACTGACTATACTCATTATTTAATCTTGAGTCATTAGAAGAAGTAGCTCCAATACCACTTGATGTATTTTCCCCAGGAAAGTTAATATCTAGTTCAGAAAATTTTGTGGCATATTTACCATTAGCTAAAAAATACACCGTCTGCGCATCGGCTAATGCTTGAACTAAAATACGTAACTGGGCCCCTCGACTTCTCCAAATGGCTCTTTCATATTGAGGCAAGGCAATGGCTGACAAAATGCCGATAATTAACACCACTACCAGTAGTTCAATCAAAGTAAAACCGACACAACGTGTCGCCCTGAAAGCGTCTTTGTTCAGGGCCTCATCCTTATTAAGCGGTTGAGATGCTGAGCAAAAACTTCTCAGCATGACAGCTATTTTATTGTTATTTTTCATACTTTCTCTCCTTTTTTTTTGGAAAACGGACATAAAAAACGGCCGCTATGTTTGAGCCTCTTGAACTAACCCAAGCCATAACAGCCGTAATTTGTCGCTTTGAAAACGACAAACATTCAGCACAACAAAAAGGGATTATAAGTTCCTTTTCATTGTGCTTAATACGACTGTTCTTGGAGTTCAAGAGTGCCTTTAGTTTCCTAAAAGCTCTCCGTATTTTATATACGGTTCCAAAAACAGATTAAATTGTACCGGGCATATAAAGCCCTATCCTATACTTTTCCTCCTGTACTACTGTTTTATTATATCAGTTTTTCAATTTTATATGTCAACTTCTTCATACGAATTTAGTACAATATAAAAGTTAATTTTATTTTATTTCTCTGTCGGAGATTTTTAACACATGAAAACTTGGAAATTCAAACTGCCGCAACTTAACACATTAAGTATTATTTTCTCCATTATTTTACTGGTAACCGTAATGACATGGATTGTGCCCAGCGGCGCCTATGACCGCGTGCTGACAGACGGGCGCGAAGTAGTGGTGCCGGGCACCTATCACGCAGTAGCCAGCCAACCACAAGGTATTTTTGATGTGCTAAAAGCCCCTATCAATGGCTTTGAAAATACGGCACTCGTGATTGCTTTCTTGCTCATTATCGGCGGTGTACTGGCTGTGATTGAAAAAACCGGTGCCATTGCCGCCGGCATCAAGGAGGCCAGCCTGTTTTTTGGACGGAAACCGCAGTTTAAATTTCTATTTATTCCCTTAGGAATTATTTTGTTTTCGCTATGCGGGGCC is from Elusimicrobiaceae bacterium and encodes:
- the hydG gene encoding [FeFe] hydrogenase H-cluster radical SAM maturase HydG encodes the protein MIIDDEKLQRTLEKAASYTDDKVTDILHKAKELKGISLEEAAVLLNVTDGKLLQQIFDTAKYVKEAIYGNRIVLFAPLYISNICTNECVYCAFRRSNKTLKRHASTMDEIHQEVTELLKQGHKRILMVAGEAYPGGGLQYVYDSIKAIYDTTWNGQNIRRVNVNIAPLTLEEFAELKKCGIGTFQVFQETYHQDTYKKLHLAGKKADYQFRLDVMDRALQAGMNDVGIGPLLGLYDYKYEILATLEHSFHLDRTYGVGPHTISVPRIEPAEGSDFSLHPPHMPSDTDFKKIVAVLRLAVPYTGIIMSTREKPEMRNACLELGVSQISAASRVNPGGYSYDKENGSQFTLTDNRSLAEVIDAVVDAKHMPSFCTGCYRLGRVGKDFMDMAKPGLIKKHCLPNAMFTFAEYLEDFAPAPLKQKGYALIHSTAQEAFAEGTAIRKLIDDNLTKIKNGKRDLYF
- a CDS encoding histidine--tRNA ligase; this encodes MSKLVRGFRDIFEPQSTLFTELENCARGVLHRYGFSELRLPTVEQKELFIKSTGETTDIVQKEMYAFEDAGHRQLAIRPEGTPGVVRAYLENNFTQAAPVQKFFYIGNMFRAERPQAGRYREFEQIGAESIGNSAPAADAEMILMLKDIVSAFGAKNYSVKINSLGCDKCRPLYRQALIDFLSKEKDTLCENCQTRLEKNPLRVLDCKIDGPRFAGKVPTMQLCPECQAHFDEVQRLLKGKIDFIVDPMLVRGLDYYSRTVFEFQAGDTSQNAIAAGGRYDGLIKSMGGPMTPAVGWAMGVERVIASRAEVPVKTEKSVYMVSLGPCCNETAFNLMQDLRAAGVRTEGGLFDKNAKGQMKQANRCGAAIALILGEDELAAKQITLKDLTSGEQKQIPLENVITEVKKLV
- a CDS encoding prepilin-type N-terminal cleavage/methylation domain-containing protein, which produces MLRSFCSASQPLNKDEALNKDAFRATRCVGFTLIELLVVVLIIGILSAIALPQYERAIWRSRGAQLRILVQALADAQTVYFLANGKYATKFSELDINFPGENTSSGIGATSSNDSRLNNEYSQLLVNVSSSFAASSAVFTKGPYKDCAISYPHDYPETEINQKYVCGVGSTNNSCCWEIFGTSKIPISRSHGTIYYELP
- the asnS gene encoding asparagine--tRNA ligase is translated as MSSKIRVTDVGQYVGQEITLKGWLYNKRSSGKLHFLQLRDGSGIIQCVMFKGEVSPELFDLADKLTQESSIIVTGTIREDKRSPLGFEMGVKDLQVLQLAKDYPISPKEHGPEFLMHNRHLWLRSAKQNAILKIRDEIIFAIREYLHKNGFVLADSPILTPAACEGTSTLFETDYFGEKAFLSQSGQLYGEASAMALGRTYCFGPTFRAEKSKTRRHLTEFWMVEPEVAYNDLDDNMDLAEDFIKYIVGQVLKNRAAELKVLERDTTKLQATVEKKFPRIDYTDAIEILHKKGNNTPWGGDIGGDEETLLGEDYDTPIMIHRYPTAIKAFYMKQDPKNPKVVLAVDVIGPEGAGEIIGGSQREDDYDTMVRRMKESGLDPAGYDWYLDLRKYGSVPHSGFGMGIERMVRWVCGLQHVRETIPFARMMDKIRP